In Labilibaculum sp. DW002, the genomic window ATGCCTTTTGAGCCTGTCGATAGGTTTTACGAATACAGGGCTCCGAAATCACGTATAAAGGAGAACCAAACTGTTCCATAATATCTGCTATGGCAACCTCTTCAATATGGCTGATGACAGGAACTCGGGTACTCATCCCAAATTTATCGGGCATCCCTGCATTAACTTTATTAATTATAGGCCGTTCGTAATCTAATTTTTTCATCTTATTCTGATTTTAAATTATGCCCATAGAGTAGTTGCCTATTGTTAGGCTTCTTTGTGCAACAAGTACTGTTAAGAGCTAGTTTCTACTTATTCAAATTTCAGTTTCTCATATCTATTCGAACTTGATATTGGAATTAAAATAACATCACATTTCTCCTTTAACAGATAGGCTTCCAAACTGAGAAATATCTCCAATTAAATCGTATGAGTATCGAATAAACATTTTCCCTACTTCATAACTCGAAAATGGTGGAGGACTCATTCCTAAAGCAAGTTTTACTAGAGCTTCCGGTAAATTTTGTCCTGCTGCAACAGCCAAGTAAACCCAAGCAGGAATTCTAGGATTAATTTCAATTAAATAATACTCATTATTAACTGTTTTTATTAATTCCAATTCCATTCCTCCTTGCCATTTGGTATTTCGAATCAGATCTCGAGTTAATGCCAACATTTTATCGTTCTGAATGGTTATGCCTCCCCAAGCTTTTCCCTTATCAGTAATATATTGTTTACGCATTGGAACCGCGCCTATTGTATTGCCCAAACCATCACCAAGCGCAATCACATTTACCTCGGTGCCACGAATAAACTCTTGAATAATTACTGGCATACCCCACTTTGCTGAAATTCGGTTAAAATAACTGTTTACCTGCTCTGTTGAATAAGCCAAATAAGCATCGTAAAATTTACCTTTTACAAGTAGTGGAAATTCAAAAAAATCCTTAAGCTTTTCAATATCACATCTATTCGTAATCACTTTACTAAAAGGAACTTTAACACCATATTTTTCACCATATTGATTAAGATTTGCCTTTTGCCGCTCCTCAAACTGATCTATCGTAGGTAAGAAAGTTTTGATTCCAATTTTCTCAAGTCTTTCCTTAGATTGGATGAAGGTGAATAACTCTGCATCAAAATTAGGGATGATAACATCAAGTCTTTCTTTTGAATGAATGAATTCAATTCGATTTAGTAAGGTATCTATTCCTGATGATGGATAAGGAATTTGATAAGTTTTGTCAACCATTTCAGGCATATAAATGCCTGGTTCTAGGTTTTCGTAGGCCAAACCAATAACTCGCACATCAAAATCTTTACTTTCTCTGAGTCCACGAATAACGGGTATTCCAGGTCCTGGATTGTCCGTATTATTTAACCCAGTTACAGCGATATGATACTTTGGTTTTTTCATTTTGTCACTTTTTACTTTCAAGCAATTCGTGATGTTGTAATATTTCAAGAAAATCATCCATATTTTTCTCAAGAGTTACCAAATCCACTTCATATTTATCCAAGATTAACTGCTTGATATCTGCAACCTCATTCCCCTCCTTCAAATGATTCATAATTTCTTTTGCAATAGGATTTAGGAGAAAGGAGTCTCCTGTTTCCGGATTAAATAAAAATCCATTTTCACTAATCGCTATGTTTTTTTTTAACTTCATAACTTTGAGATTAAAAAATAATTTGATTTGAATTTCATTATGCTTTTTTCAAAAAAACAATGCCGTAAGAGCTATTCTTAGTTTCGATAATTCACAATAAAAAGTTAAAACAAATGCGATTAGATTTCGTTACAAAATTTTGTAAAAAAGTTATGATATTCTATTTTGGAATTGGAAGAATTTAACCTGATTCTAATACAAGGCGTTTAGGGATTTTTTATTTTTTACCCCACATTTTTTATATTCCGATACCGAAATGCCTGTCATTTTATGAAACTGGTTTGAAAGATATTGAACGCTACTATAATCCATTATAAAAGCGATTTCGCTGAGTGTTAACTCATCCTGATCAACCAATTCTTTTATTCGTTCAACTTTATTAAGAATAATAAATCGCTCAAGAGTAATGTCTTCGTATTTGGAGAAAATTTTGGATAATTGTTGATAGCTGAGTCCTAATTTGTCAACTAGGTATTCTGACTTTTGTACAATGGAGTCTACATTATTCATTTGATGAATCAATTCGATTACAGCAATTTTAATTTGCTCAACAATTTGTCGTTCATGGCCAATTATAATTTCCATTCCAATCTCTTGAAGAATGCTATTTACTTTTTCTAAGCCTAGTTGATCTGGATTGTAAGTTATGGTGGCCATACCCAATTTAACCTGATCGATACGAATACCATTCTCCTCAAAAACAGCACATAATACTCGCACACAACAATTACAAACCATATTTTTAATGTAGATGGTTTCGGTTTGCAAATTATCATTTTTAGGTAGTAATTTGTTCATGCTTAGAAATGATATGATTGTTATATTAAATTTAAGGAAATTATTCTATATCATAAATTGATTAAACCAATTCACTATTTAAGCCAAAGTATGATGTTATTAGGGAGTAATAAGAATTTGAAAGTTTAGCGTAGTGATAGGTAAAAAATAATTCTGGAAATTATATCACTATTTCAAATCTGCGTATGGTACATTAAATATAAGAGTGCCTGAATGGCACTCTCATATTTCCTAAGTTAAATTTATATATTACTAATTTCTTCCGCCTCTACGTCCTCCACCAGAACCGCCATCATCACCATCTGAAACAGAATCATCATCGCCATGTCCATCTGGCTTGTTTCCATGAGATTCTTCGTCTGGCACGTAATTAAATGGTGCATTACCGCCTCGATCAATAAAATGACCGATACCCCAAGTAGGAGTTCCTATTTCCCAAACCAAAAACTCTTCATTGTTATGAACAACTTCTAGAGCTTGCACATAATCATCAGCCTGACAGGCAAATCCAAGTGCACCAGTAGTTGGCTGCTCTTCTTTTTGTGTATATCTATAGGTTGCTATAGCATCAACTGTCAATGGAGCATTTCCCATTAAAATATCATCCAATAATAAATCTTCAGCAAGAGTTTCGTTATGAGAACCGATTAAATTTCCATCTTCATCGTAGTCTCCTACAATCGTAACGTAATCTAAAAGAGTTTCTTTAAATTTCCTTCTATCATAAGAAAAACTAGAAAAATCAACATAGTATCTATAGCGAGAATACTGATGCTTATCCGTTTTATCCATCATTCGAATTTCCTGTTCGATTGTTGGTAAAAAACAATTAACAGTAGTTGCTGGTTTATCTATTCCATTCCCAATCACTTCGGGAACTCCCATAAATAAATTCACAAAAACAATTTCATCGATTATTAGTGTATTTGTTTTATCTGATCCTGCAGAAATACAGGCAGCTGCTACATTCATAATCAACTGAACTGGGTCAGATACTTCAGAATAGGATTTTGCCCCACCTACCCAATCATGATCAACTCTAAATTGCATATCATAGCCACCATAACCATTATCGATTTCGATTAAAAATTTTAATCCGTTCTCATCTACTCCTCCATTAAATCCGTTCAGCAATAATTCTTTGTATATGGCAAGATTTTCAAGAGGAGAATCAATTGGTTTATCTTCTCCATCAAGGTCTAATGCTGCATCAGTACGCAACATCATGATCCTTCCGCAAAAATCTCGAGTAACATTGGCGACGGTTCCATCTCCAAAATTTTTAATGACTTCGGATAAACGTTTTGAAATAACCGAAGATGGTGACCGAATGATGTTTAAACGACCCATTTCGATAGGTGTTACATGCTCTGCTACTGTTGGCATAATCTCACCTTCAGCATCGTAAAGAGCAATTACATTAGCTTCGCCTTCAACATATCCATCATCATTTAGTACGACTGTGACCTCTTCTGTAAGAGGATTCTCCTCAGATTCATAAATAACATATCCTTCTGCATCTCGAGCCAAAGCGTCAAAAGTAAAAGGCTCATCAAGTTTTGGATTCACCACATCAATAATTCCAATAACAGGTACATCCTTATATTCTACATGATAATTTAATTCATAAGTAATTGGAACACCAGAATTATCACGTTCCATCACCCATAAATCTCCATACAAATCAGCTTGATCTACTTCTGTCTTTTTACCCCCTTTTTTTAAAGATAGGTTTTGTTGTTCTTGTTCTTGATTTCTTTCAGGTTCCATAAACTCATCTTCGCAAGAAGAGAAAAAAGCCAAACCAATAATTAGAAAAAACACACAAGGTGCGAATAGTTTTTTTTTCATGACATACGGTTTTAAAGTGAACAAAAATTGTTTAATAAGTAAAATACTTTGAAGTAATAAGTTAAGCAAAGAACAAAAAGTGATCAATCCTCATTTCGTGTATTTTACTCCGCCCATTTCGCTCACTCCCTGTCAACAAAACGATTAGCTAATCAATCAAAAAGAGATGTTGCTTTAAAAAAAATCAATAAAAATAATATACCCTTTAATAAAAACTCCGTAACTTAAGTAAACAATAAAGAATTATGCTACAAGTTAAGCACATAAGTATATTAATATCCTATGACCAATGTATGGTAGCCGAAGGTTTTAAGGCAGTACTTTCGGGGCATGAAGAATTGCATGTAGCGTCGATAAAGAAAAATGGAGAATCCCTTACTGAATCAATCCTAGCGAATGAAATAGATTTACTTATTATGGAAATTGAAGACATCTCTCGGGATAGCATTCAGATCATCAATAAGATTCACACAGAATTTCCTCAAATAAAAATATTAGTTATTTCTAGCACTCCCCCTCATGAATTATTAAAACCACTTATTACTATTATTAATGGGTATCTAATACGATCTTGCTCTTCAGATAAATTATTTTTAGCTATCCATGAAATTTTCGAATCTGGGAAATACATCTGCTCAAAATTAATTTCAATACTTTTTAAGGATGATGAAAAAGATAATTTCAACATTCAATTAACTGCAAGAGAAAAGGAAATATTATTCTTGCAATTTACATTAAAAGACAATTGTGAAATTTCTAAAAGATTACATATTAGTACGACTACAGTTCGAACGCACCTCAAAAACATTAGATACAAATTTGGCGATTTTAACCAAATTCAGATGTTAAGATATGCTTGTAATAAGAATTTGCACAAAAAGCAATGTCTTCCTCTTTGTCCTAATTGTCGTTTTTTTTGCAAACAATAACTGACTCATATCTTCTATAGCTTAAACTTGAATGCAATTGCATTTACTTTACGAGTGCAAAAAAGCCGCTATCCCATAATTAGGATG contains:
- a CDS encoding ATP-grasp domain-containing protein; the protein is MKKPKYHIAVTGLNNTDNPGPGIPVIRGLRESKDFDVRVIGLAYENLEPGIYMPEMVDKTYQIPYPSSGIDTLLNRIEFIHSKERLDVIIPNFDAELFTFIQSKERLEKIGIKTFLPTIDQFEERQKANLNQYGEKYGVKVPFSKVITNRCDIEKLKDFFEFPLLVKGKFYDAYLAYSTEQVNSYFNRISAKWGMPVIIQEFIRGTEVNVIALGDGLGNTIGAVPMRKQYITDKGKAWGGITIQNDKMLALTRDLIRNTKWQGGMELELIKTVNNEYYLIEINPRIPAWVYLAVAAGQNLPEALVKLALGMSPPPFSSYEVGKMFIRYSYDLIGDISQFGSLSVKGEM
- a CDS encoding PqqD family protein, with amino-acid sequence MKLKKNIAISENGFLFNPETGDSFLLNPIAKEIMNHLKEGNEVADIKQLILDKYEVDLVTLEKNMDDFLEILQHHELLESKK
- a CDS encoding helix-turn-helix domain-containing protein; protein product: MNKLLPKNDNLQTETIYIKNMVCNCCVRVLCAVFEENGIRIDQVKLGMATITYNPDQLGLEKVNSILQEIGMEIIIGHERQIVEQIKIAVIELIHQMNNVDSIVQKSEYLVDKLGLSYQQLSKIFSKYEDITLERFIILNKVERIKELVDQDELTLSEIAFIMDYSSVQYLSNQFHKMTGISVSEYKKCGVKNKKSLNALY
- a CDS encoding LuxR C-terminal-related transcriptional regulator, which translates into the protein MLQVKHISILISYDQCMVAEGFKAVLSGHEELHVASIKKNGESLTESILANEIDLLIMEIEDISRDSIQIINKIHTEFPQIKILVISSTPPHELLKPLITIINGYLIRSCSSDKLFLAIHEIFESGKYICSKLISILFKDDEKDNFNIQLTAREKEILFLQFTLKDNCEISKRLHISTTTVRTHLKNIRYKFGDFNQIQMLRYACNKNLHKKQCLPLCPNCRFFCKQ